From the genome of Papaver somniferum cultivar HN1 chromosome 2, ASM357369v1, whole genome shotgun sequence, one region includes:
- the LOC113354545 gene encoding uncharacterized protein LOC113354545: MNSVAKNVCSIFGNCSFGGNNSSPLLSSLQQWRGIKVRVRGGNVEQALQIMQRKMTSTGMERLVKRQGQQTTHLKNSEKKVLARKNLDRRLKSQDLARKLNSILLKKIRSSP; this comes from the exons ATGAATTCAGTAGCAAAGAATGTATGTAGTATCTTCGGAAATTGTAGTTTTGGTGGAAACAATTCAAGTCCATTGTTGAGTTCACTACAGCAATGGAGAGGAATCAAAGTTAGAGTAAGAGGTGGAAATGTAGAACAAGCTCTGCAGATTATGCAAAGAAAAATGACATCAACTGGAATGGAGAGATTGGTAAAGCGTCAAGGTCAACAAACTACTCATCTTAAGAATTCAGAGAAGAAAGTATTAGCTAGAAAGAATCTTGATCGTAGACTCAAATCACAAGATTTAGCTCGCAAACTTAACTCCATCCTTCTCAAGAAAATCAG GTCAAGTCCTTGA